The following coding sequences lie in one Anaerolineales bacterium genomic window:
- a CDS encoding STAS/SEC14 domain-containing protein, whose translation MPINYRIDPERNLVTTRAEGVVTDEDMVRYRSQLSSDVDFQAGMKILSDHRNVERHQITVEGIYRSMKVDETLEVKLKDCKQAIVTQSDLHFGMMRIYQMMMRDTFPKIEIFRDIAAAEAWLFSEEE comes from the coding sequence GTGCCAATAAACTATCGCATCGATCCTGAACGAAACCTCGTCACGACTCGGGCGGAAGGCGTCGTCACAGACGAGGATATGGTTCGCTACCGCAGCCAGCTCAGTTCGGATGTGGACTTCCAGGCCGGCATGAAGATCTTGTCCGATCATCGTAACGTCGAACGGCACCAGATAACGGTGGAAGGGATCTACCGCAGCATGAAGGTGGACGAGACGCTCGAGGTTAAGTTGAAGGACTGCAAGCAGGCCATCGTGACCCAATCCGATCTGCATTTCGGCATGATGCGCATCTATCAGATGATGATGCGTGACACATTTCCAAAGATCGAAATATTCCGCGATATAGCTGCGGCCGAAGCGTGGCTCTTCAGCGAAGAAGAATGA